In Desulfarculaceae bacterium, the following are encoded in one genomic region:
- a CDS encoding SPOR domain-containing protein yields MLKKRGTQKSPRREAAKETKPRSRWALWALSAFLICWAFILGVLVGQGSLANPEQVASIKQAVGWERFFGPDSPPPPQRLKDPDLKFYDRVKQQRPAAATAPAKPTAKPAPQAKPVPQVAAKSPDKPSPAPAPEAKAPEKPAAVPTAKPADAKGRFAVQVASFSEKRQALDLARRLQDSGYRAYMLIVNVQGAGRRFRVRVGPYAELDAAQGAASRIRLQHKLAAYVTRAD; encoded by the coding sequence ATGCTGAAAAAGCGCGGCACCCAAAAAAGCCCACGGCGCGAGGCGGCCAAGGAGACCAAGCCGCGCTCGCGTTGGGCCCTGTGGGCGCTCAGCGCTTTCCTTATCTGCTGGGCCTTCATCCTGGGGGTGCTGGTGGGCCAGGGCTCCCTGGCCAACCCGGAGCAGGTGGCAAGCATAAAGCAGGCTGTGGGCTGGGAGCGCTTCTTCGGCCCGGACAGCCCGCCGCCCCCCCAGCGCCTCAAGGATCCGGACCTGAAGTTCTACGACCGGGTGAAGCAGCAGCGCCCGGCCGCCGCCACGGCCCCGGCCAAACCAACCGCCAAGCCCGCGCCCCAGGCCAAGCCGGTGCCCCAGGTGGCGGCCAAGTCCCCGGACAAGCCCTCCCCCGCTCCGGCCCCCGAGGCCAAGGCCCCGGAGAAGCCCGCCGCCGTGCCCACGGCCAAGCCCGCCGACGCCAAGGGCCGTTTCGCGGTGCAGGTGGCGTCGTTCTCCGAAAAGCGCCAGGCCCTGGACCTGGCCCGCCGCCTGCAAGACAGCGGCTATAGGGCCTACATGCTTATCGTGAACGTGCAGGGGGCGGGCCGCCGCTTCCGGGTGCGGGTGGGCCCCTATGCCGAGCTGGACGCGGCCCAGGGCGCGGCCAGCCGCATCCGCTTGCAGCACAAGCTGGCTGCCTACGTCACCCGCGCCGACTAG
- the alr gene encoding alanine racemase: MTRVAPNPDNLVTVDLDAVASNLAALRSLLPPGLGVAGVVKADAYGHGMVPVARRLKAEGAEALAVAVPREGVLLRRAGLEGPILVMMGLAPDSAQEVAAHDLIPFLTSMEEFDALSGAAKALGVEAACHLKIDTGMSRLGVHPHDALELLRAAAALPGLRVEGLASHLATSGEPGDAYARGQAEAFSLLLAEARAKGHALAQSSLAASGGVLAPPQGAPRGPGLVRLGISLYGGLPAEASAGRVELQGAMRFASRLALVKKVPAGTCVSYGCTWEAPQETWLGVVAAGYSDGYPRHASNAASVLINGRLAPIRGRVCMNAFMVELAGFDPLPSAGDEVVLLGSSGEAEISADQLGAWAGTISYEITCSLGAANRRVHRP, from the coding sequence ATGACCCGGGTGGCACCCAATCCCGACAATCTGGTGACCGTGGACCTGGACGCGGTGGCGTCCAACCTGGCCGCCCTGCGCTCCCTGTTGCCCCCCGGCCTGGGAGTGGCCGGGGTGGTCAAGGCCGACGCCTACGGCCACGGCATGGTGCCCGTGGCCCGGCGGCTCAAGGCCGAGGGGGCCGAGGCCCTGGCCGTGGCCGTGCCCCGCGAGGGCGTGCTCCTGCGCCGGGCGGGCCTCGAGGGCCCCATCCTGGTGATGATGGGCCTGGCCCCGGACAGCGCCCAGGAGGTGGCCGCCCACGATCTCATCCCCTTCCTTACCAGCATGGAAGAATTCGACGCCCTGAGCGGGGCGGCCAAGGCCCTGGGGGTGGAGGCCGCCTGTCATCTAAAAATAGACACCGGCATGAGCCGCCTGGGGGTGCATCCCCATGATGCTCTGGAGCTTTTGCGCGCCGCCGCCGCCCTGCCCGGCCTCCGGGTGGAGGGCCTGGCCAGCCACCTGGCCACCAGCGGCGAGCCCGGCGACGCCTATGCCCGTGGCCAGGCCGAGGCCTTCTCCCTGCTCCTGGCCGAGGCGCGGGCCAAGGGCCACGCCCTGGCCCAGTCCAGCCTGGCGGCCAGCGGCGGGGTGTTGGCCCCTCCCCAAGGCGCGCCTCGGGGGCCGGGCCTGGTGCGCCTGGGCATCAGCCTCTATGGCGGCCTGCCCGCCGAGGCCAGCGCGGGCCGGGTGGAGCTACAGGGCGCCATGCGCTTTGCCAGCCGCTTGGCGCTGGTGAAAAAGGTGCCCGCCGGGACCTGCGTGTCCTACGGCTGCACCTGGGAGGCGCCCCAAGAGACCTGGCTGGGCGTGGTGGCTGCGGGCTACAGTGACGGCTACCCCCGCCACGCCTCCAACGCGGCCTCGGTGCTCATCAACGGCCGCTTGGCCCCCATCCGGGGCCGGGTGTGCATGAACGCCTTCATGGTGGAGCTTGCGGGCTTCGATCCCCTGCCCTCGGCGGGCGACGAGGTGGTGCTCTTGGGCTCCTCGGGCGAGGCAGAAATAAGCGCCGACCAGCTGGGCGCATGGGCGGGCACCATATCCTACGAGATCACCTGCTCCCTGGGGGCGGCCAACCGCCGGGTGCACCGGCCTTGA
- a CDS encoding two-component system response regulator encodes MKSLEECSVLVVDDTEANVDILVDALGDLYEIMVAMDGESALETVEEEPPDLILLDIMMPGMDGYEVCGRLQADPRFRSIPIIFLTALTEVENKTKGFELGAVDYITKPFEVREVQARVHNHLDLKMHRDHLDQLVAMRTREVEVTQDITIHSLASLAETRDNETGKHILRTQRYVRALASRLSDHPKFAEALRGDTVELLFKSTPLHDIGKVGVPDAILLKPGKLDDGEFTVMKSHCELGFQALLKAEEVFDLEERPSFLSHAKDIAYTHHEKWDGSGYPQGLAGEDIPVSGRLMAVADVYDALISKRVYKPPFSHEQAVQIIGDGRGTHFDPDIVDTFLEMHQEFADIAKEFEDQD; translated from the coding sequence GTGAAGTCCCTGGAAGAATGCAGCGTGCTGGTGGTGGACGATACCGAAGCCAACGTTGACATCCTGGTGGACGCCTTGGGCGACCTTTACGAGATCATGGTGGCCATGGACGGCGAAAGCGCCCTGGAGACGGTGGAGGAGGAGCCGCCCGACCTCATCCTCCTGGACATCATGATGCCGGGCATGGACGGCTACGAGGTGTGCGGCCGCTTGCAGGCCGACCCCCGTTTCAGGAGCATCCCCATCATCTTCCTGACCGCCCTCACCGAGGTCGAGAACAAGACCAAGGGATTCGAGCTGGGCGCGGTGGACTACATCACCAAGCCCTTCGAGGTGCGCGAGGTGCAGGCCCGGGTGCACAACCACCTGGACCTCAAGATGCACCGCGACCACCTGGACCAGCTGGTGGCCATGCGCACCCGCGAGGTGGAGGTGACCCAGGATATCACCATCCACAGCCTGGCCTCCCTGGCCGAAACCCGGGACAACGAGACCGGCAAGCATATCCTCAGGACCCAGCGCTACGTGCGGGCCCTGGCCAGCCGGCTGAGCGATCATCCCAAGTTCGCCGAGGCCCTGCGAGGCGACACCGTGGAGCTTCTATTCAAGTCCACCCCCTTGCACGACATCGGCAAGGTGGGGGTGCCCGACGCCATTTTGCTGAAGCCGGGCAAGCTGGACGACGGGGAGTTCACGGTGATGAAGAGCCATTGTGAGCTGGGCTTCCAGGCCCTGCTCAAGGCCGAGGAGGTCTTCGACCTGGAGGAGAGGCCCTCGTTCCTTTCCCACGCCAAGGACATCGCCTACACCCACCATGAGAAGTGGGACGGCTCGGGCTATCCCCAGGGCCTGGCCGGCGAGGATATCCCCGTATCCGGCCGCCTCATGGCCGTGGCCGACGTGTACGACGCCCTGATCAGCAAGCGGGTGTACAAGCCGCCCTTCAGCCACGAGCAAGCGGTCCAAATCATCGGCGATGGCCGCGGCACCCACTTCGACCCGGACATCGTGGACACCTTCCTGGAGATGCACCAGGAGTTCGCCGACATCGCCAAAGAGTTCGAGGATCAGGACTGA
- a CDS encoding N-acetyltransferase, which yields MIRKARQQDVRFIHRLLAHYGGQGVLLARPLTDLYEFLRDFVIAEDAEGQAVGACAMHLCWEDLCEVRSLAVLPERQGEGWGGKLVEACCSEAVTLGFNKIFALTYVPKFFAHYGFQEVDKQQLPNKIWADCLNCVKFPDCDEIAMLLEL from the coding sequence ATGATACGCAAAGCTCGCCAACAAGACGTGCGCTTCATTCACCGGCTCCTGGCCCACTACGGCGGCCAGGGAGTGCTTTTGGCCCGTCCCCTCACCGACCTCTACGAGTTCCTCAGGGACTTCGTCATCGCCGAGGACGCGGAGGGCCAGGCCGTGGGCGCCTGCGCCATGCATCTTTGCTGGGAGGATCTCTGCGAGGTGCGCTCGTTGGCGGTCTTGCCCGAGCGCCAGGGTGAGGGCTGGGGCGGCAAGCTGGTGGAGGCCTGCTGTTCCGAGGCGGTCACCCTGGGCTTCAACAAGATCTTCGCGCTGACCTACGTGCCCAAGTTCTTCGCCCACTACGGCTTCCAGGAAGTGGACAAGCAACAGTTGCCCAACAAGATCTGGGCCGACTGCCTCAACTGCGTGAAGTTCCCCGACTGCGACGAGATCGCCATGCTGCTGGAGCTATAG
- a CDS encoding TldD/PmbA family protein, translating to MELERQMELARAALDKSKADAWEIAAVHSQSVSIGVRGAEVDKFQESTSSGLALRVIAEGRPGFAYVIGGDPAGIERAADEALASAAASDPEPGFSLAAPVADPPQVEVFDPELAAEPVEDKVAKAKELAAAALAADSRVVHVQPAEYGSAVSTVRLWSSEGLDFTHQGTNVSAGALAMAAENGEQEMGWDSHSARFLSEIDCQALGAEAGRRAAAFLGARPVPDGRYDVILDNEVAVQFLGLLAASLQGDSLLKGRSLLAGRESQEIISPLVSIIDDGLYPRGLGSGSLDDEGTPMAKKVLVERGVLRGFIYDRLWGARAGQQSTGNGMRGSLKGPPGVGFSNLYIEPGELSQTGLEAEMGRGLVICEIMGGHTADPVSGEFSFGASGFLVENGARVRPVKSIAIAGQALELFGSVAAVGSDLKFSGREGSPSLLLKGLSVSGA from the coding sequence ATGGAATTGGAACGCCAGATGGAGTTGGCCCGCGCGGCCTTGGACAAGAGCAAGGCCGACGCCTGGGAGATCGCGGCGGTGCACTCGCAGTCGGTGAGCATCGGGGTGCGCGGCGCCGAGGTGGACAAGTTCCAGGAGTCCACCTCCAGCGGCCTGGCCCTGCGGGTCATCGCGGAGGGCCGCCCGGGCTTCGCCTACGTCATCGGCGGCGACCCGGCGGGCATCGAGCGCGCGGCCGACGAGGCTCTGGCCTCGGCCGCGGCCAGCGACCCGGAGCCGGGCTTCAGCCTGGCCGCGCCGGTGGCCGATCCGCCCCAAGTGGAGGTTTTCGACCCCGAGCTGGCCGCCGAGCCGGTGGAGGACAAGGTGGCCAAGGCCAAGGAGCTGGCCGCCGCCGCCTTGGCCGCCGATTCCCGCGTGGTGCACGTGCAGCCGGCCGAGTACGGCTCGGCGGTGTCCACGGTGCGCCTGTGGTCTAGTGAGGGCCTGGATTTCACCCACCAAGGCACCAACGTCTCGGCCGGGGCCCTGGCCATGGCCGCCGAAAACGGCGAGCAGGAGATGGGCTGGGACAGTCACAGCGCCCGCTTCCTCTCCGAGATCGACTGCCAGGCCTTGGGGGCCGAGGCGGGCCGCCGCGCGGCGGCCTTCCTGGGCGCGCGCCCGGTGCCCGACGGCCGCTACGACGTGATCCTGGACAACGAGGTGGCGGTGCAGTTTTTGGGCCTGTTGGCCGCCTCGCTGCAAGGCGACAGCCTGCTCAAGGGCCGCTCCCTGCTGGCCGGGCGCGAAAGCCAGGAAATAATCAGCCCCCTGGTGAGCATCATCGACGACGGGCTCTACCCCCGGGGCCTGGGCTCCGGCTCCCTGGACGACGAGGGCACCCCCATGGCCAAGAAGGTCCTGGTGGAGCGCGGGGTGCTCCGGGGCTTCATCTACGACCGCCTATGGGGCGCCCGCGCCGGACAACAGAGCACGGGCAACGGCATGCGCGGCTCGCTCAAGGGCCCTCCCGGGGTGGGCTTTAGCAACCTCTACATAGAGCCGGGCGAGCTGAGCCAGACCGGGCTGGAGGCCGAGATGGGCCGGGGCCTGGTCATCTGCGAGATCATGGGCGGCCACACCGCCGACCCGGTGAGCGGCGAGTTCAGCTTCGGCGCCTCGGGCTTTTTAGTGGAAAACGGGGCCCGGGTGCGCCCGGTGAAGTCCATCGCCATCGCGGGCCAGGCCCTGGAGCTTTTCGGGTCGGTGGCCGCGGTGGGCTCGGACCTCAAGTTCTCGGGCCGCGAGGGCTCGCCCAGCCTGCTGCTCAAGGGACTTTCGGTCAGCGGGGCCTAG
- a CDS encoding formylglycine-generating enzyme family protein has protein sequence MNHSRHRLAVLLVALALVCLGPASAWSQPDYGALPAQYASLPKEVSNDLGMEFVLIPPGSFMMGSPDSEVGHQHREEEHKVTLTQPFYMQTTEVTLKQWHEVMGSRWFTAKRPGGPNSPVVQVSWFQTQQFIYKLNHMGKATYRLPTEAEWEYAARAGSKGPYPWGDGINCNLAMYANNSRKTSECQTYYEKRGLKPDAPAPVKSFPPNSWGLYDMNGNVWEWVADWLAPYPKGPVSDPLGPVNGEWRVRRGGSWFGGPLVLRSANRNFAHPASKYGTLGFRLVRETK, from the coding sequence ATGAACCATTCCCGCCATCGCCTCGCCGTCCTCTTGGTGGCCTTGGCCCTGGTCTGCCTGGGCCCGGCCTCGGCCTGGAGCCAACCCGACTACGGCGCCCTGCCGGCCCAATATGCGTCCTTGCCCAAAGAGGTGAGCAACGACCTGGGCATGGAATTCGTGCTCATTCCGCCGGGCAGCTTCATGATGGGCAGCCCGGACAGCGAGGTGGGCCACCAGCACCGGGAGGAGGAGCACAAAGTCACCCTGACCCAGCCCTTTTACATGCAGACCACCGAGGTGACGCTCAAGCAGTGGCATGAGGTCATGGGCTCCCGCTGGTTCACCGCCAAGCGCCCCGGCGGGCCCAACTCCCCGGTGGTGCAGGTCTCCTGGTTCCAGACCCAGCAGTTCATCTACAAGCTCAACCACATGGGCAAGGCTACCTACCGTTTGCCCACCGAGGCGGAGTGGGAATACGCCGCCCGGGCGGGCAGCAAAGGCCCCTATCCCTGGGGCGACGGCATCAACTGCAACCTGGCCATGTACGCCAACAACAGCCGCAAGACCAGCGAGTGCCAGACCTACTACGAGAAGCGGGGCCTCAAACCCGACGCCCCCGCGCCGGTCAAGAGCTTCCCGCCCAACTCCTGGGGGCTCTACGACATGAACGGCAACGTCTGGGAGTGGGTGGCCGACTGGCTGGCCCCCTACCCCAAGGGGCCGGTGAGCGACCCCCTGGGGCCGGTGAACGGCGAGTGGCGGGTGCGCCGGGGCGGCAGCTGGTTCGGCGGCCCCCTGGTGTTGCGCTCGGCCAACCGCAACTTCGCCCACCCCGCCTCCAAGTACGGGACCCTGGGCTTCCGCCTGGTCCGCGAGACCAAATAA
- a CDS encoding M23 family metallopeptidase, whose product MANLDKPGAQEEIFGVGGREGTTSGAGIRLATTSAERRLQVLQRDLDRLSAASEAERQMQQHLAAFLHERRSILAATPSIWPVRGWVTSGYGRRISPFSKTSQFHAGLDISTRRGTPIVAPAPGVVTFAGREGGFGRMLAINHGHGIVTRYAHLNKIKVKAGQKVARGDAIATVGSTGRSTGPHLHYEVLLSGVPTNPMYYILN is encoded by the coding sequence ATGGCCAACCTGGACAAGCCCGGCGCCCAGGAAGAGATCTTCGGCGTGGGCGGCCGCGAAGGCACCACCAGCGGCGCGGGCATACGCCTGGCCACCACCAGCGCCGAGCGCCGCTTGCAGGTGTTGCAGCGCGATCTGGACCGCCTGAGCGCCGCCAGCGAGGCCGAGCGCCAGATGCAACAGCACCTGGCCGCCTTCCTGCACGAGCGCCGCTCCATCCTGGCGGCCACGCCCTCCATCTGGCCGGTGCGCGGCTGGGTCACATCGGGCTACGGACGCCGCATCTCTCCCTTCAGCAAGACCAGCCAGTTCCACGCGGGCCTGGACATCTCCACCCGGCGGGGCACCCCCATCGTGGCCCCGGCCCCCGGCGTGGTCACCTTCGCGGGTCGCGAGGGCGGCTTTGGGCGCATGTTGGCCATCAACCATGGCCACGGCATCGTCACCCGCTACGCGCATTTGAACAAGATCAAGGTGAAAGCCGGCCAAAAGGTGGCCCGGGGCGATGCCATCGCCACGGTGGGCAGCACCGGCCGCTCCACCGGCCCTCACCTGCACTACGAAGTCCTGTTGTCGGGAGTGCCCACCAACCCAATGTATTACATCCTGAATTAA
- the secA gene encoding preprotein translocase subunit SecA — protein sequence MLGKFISKIVGSKNERELKRMQPLVDAINALEPSMEAKSDAELAALTPAFRQRLEQGETLDDLLPEAFAAVREAGKRAIGQRHYDVQLIGGIVLHEGKIAEMKTGEGKTLAATLPVYLNALTGRGVHVVTVNDYLAKRDAAWMGKIYRFLGLSVGCIVHGLDDAERTEAYGADVTYGTNNEFGFDYLRDNMKFDLAELCQREFQFAIVDEVDSILIDEARTPLIISGPAEKSTQLYMQVDRLIPRLKKEDDYTVDEKSRTASLTDQGVVRCEQMLKVDNLYDPRYMELVHHVNQALKAHALFKRDVDYIVQDGEVVIVDEFTGRLMPGRRYSEGLHQALEAKEKIKVKSENQTLATITFQNYFRMYDKLAGMTGTADTEAEEFHKIYELDVMVIPTHREMVRMDHADSVYRTEAEKYQAALEEIQELHSKGQPVLVGTVSVETSEMLAAKLKRLGVPHTVLNAKHHAKEAEIVAQAGRKGAVTISTNMAGRGTDIVLGGNPEAMALKDADPKEEPEAYEQALAKYTALCATEREQVMAAGGLHILGTERHESRRIDNQLRGRSGRQGDPGSSRFYLSLEDDLLRLFGSDRIKGIMGKLGMEEGEPIEHGMISKAIENAQRKVEGRNFQIRKQLLEYDDVLNKQREVIYAQRRAAMTGEGVHESIQEMFEELAEEVVLSHADDSTPAAEWDQKAIKDAVTNAFGFAPDLSQIESFDADGLAEEVGRQALALYAIKEKNYGTGTVRQLERWILLDRVDSLWKDHLLNMDHLKEGIGLRGYGQKDPLREYQREGFEMFSDMVELIKHETVGSLMRVQIASEEDLQAMAPEEEVPMSFSGGEETQPETVQRQGKKVGRNDPCPCGSGKKYKKCCGRK from the coding sequence ATGCTGGGCAAATTCATATCCAAAATCGTGGGCTCCAAGAACGAGCGTGAACTCAAGCGAATGCAGCCGCTGGTGGACGCCATCAACGCGCTGGAGCCTTCCATGGAGGCCAAGAGCGACGCCGAACTGGCCGCGCTCACCCCGGCCTTCCGCCAACGCCTGGAACAGGGCGAAACCCTGGACGACCTGCTGCCCGAGGCCTTTGCCGCGGTGCGCGAGGCGGGCAAGCGGGCCATCGGCCAGCGGCACTACGACGTGCAGCTCATCGGCGGCATCGTGTTGCACGAGGGCAAGATCGCCGAGATGAAGACCGGCGAGGGCAAGACCCTGGCCGCCACCCTGCCGGTGTACCTGAACGCCCTCACCGGGCGCGGGGTCCACGTGGTCACGGTGAACGACTATCTGGCCAAGCGCGACGCGGCCTGGATGGGCAAGATCTACAGGTTCCTGGGCTTGAGCGTGGGCTGCATCGTGCACGGCCTGGACGACGCCGAGCGCACCGAGGCCTACGGGGCCGACGTGACCTACGGCACCAACAACGAGTTCGGCTTCGACTACCTGCGCGACAACATGAAGTTCGACCTGGCCGAGCTGTGCCAGCGGGAGTTCCAGTTCGCCATCGTGGACGAGGTGGACTCCATCCTCATCGACGAGGCGCGCACCCCGCTGATCATCTCCGGCCCGGCCGAGAAGTCCACCCAGCTCTACATGCAGGTGGACCGCCTGATCCCCCGGCTCAAGAAAGAAGACGACTACACCGTCGACGAAAAGAGCCGCACCGCCAGCCTCACCGATCAGGGCGTGGTCCGTTGCGAGCAGATGCTCAAGGTGGACAACCTCTACGACCCCCGCTACATGGAGCTGGTGCACCACGTCAACCAGGCGCTCAAGGCCCACGCCCTGTTCAAGCGCGACGTGGACTACATCGTGCAGGACGGCGAGGTGGTCATCGTCGACGAGTTCACCGGCCGCCTCATGCCCGGCCGCCGCTACTCCGAGGGCCTGCACCAGGCCCTGGAGGCCAAGGAAAAGATCAAGGTCAAGAGCGAGAACCAGACTCTGGCCACCATCACCTTCCAGAACTACTTCCGCATGTACGACAAGCTGGCGGGCATGACCGGCACCGCCGACACCGAGGCCGAGGAGTTCCATAAGATCTACGAGCTCGATGTGATGGTCATCCCCACCCACCGCGAGATGGTCCGCATGGACCACGCGGACTCGGTGTACCGCACCGAGGCCGAGAAATACCAGGCCGCGCTGGAGGAGATCCAGGAGTTGCACTCCAAGGGCCAGCCGGTGCTGGTGGGCACGGTGAGCGTGGAAACCTCGGAGATGCTCGCCGCCAAGCTAAAGCGTCTGGGCGTGCCTCACACCGTATTGAACGCCAAGCACCACGCCAAGGAGGCCGAGATCGTGGCCCAGGCGGGGCGCAAGGGCGCGGTGACCATCTCCACCAACATGGCCGGCCGCGGCACGGACATCGTGCTGGGCGGCAACCCCGAGGCCATGGCCTTGAAGGACGCCGACCCCAAGGAAGAGCCCGAGGCCTATGAGCAGGCCCTGGCCAAGTACACCGCCCTGTGCGCCACCGAGCGCGAGCAGGTGATGGCCGCGGGCGGCCTGCACATCCTGGGCACCGAGCGCCACGAGAGCCGCCGCATCGACAACCAGCTCCGGGGCCGCTCCGGCCGTCAGGGCGACCCGGGCTCCAGCCGCTTCTACCTCTCCCTGGAAGACGACCTCCTGCGCCTGTTCGGCTCGGACCGCATCAAGGGCATCATGGGCAAGCTGGGCATGGAGGAAGGCGAGCCCATCGAGCACGGCATGATCTCCAAGGCCATTGAGAACGCCCAGCGCAAGGTGGAGGGCCGCAACTTCCAGATCAGGAAGCAGCTGTTGGAGTACGACGACGTGCTCAACAAGCAGCGCGAGGTGATCTACGCCCAGCGCCGCGCGGCCATGACCGGCGAGGGAGTGCACGAGTCCATCCAGGAGATGTTCGAGGAGCTGGCCGAGGAGGTGGTGCTGAGCCACGCCGACGACAGCACCCCGGCCGCCGAGTGGGACCAGAAAGCCATCAAGGACGCGGTGACCAACGCCTTCGGCTTCGCGCCCGACCTGAGCCAAATCGAAAGCTTTGACGCGGACGGCCTGGCCGAGGAAGTGGGCCGCCAGGCCCTGGCCCTCTACGCCATCAAGGAAAAGAACTACGGCACCGGGACGGTGCGCCAGCTGGAGCGCTGGATTCTGTTGGACCGGGTGGACAGCCTGTGGAAGGACCACCTGCTCAACATGGACCACCTCAAGGAGGGCATCGGCCTCAGGGGCTACGGCCAGAAGGACCCCCTCAGGGAGTATCAGCGCGAGGGCTTCGAGATGTTCTCGGACATGGTGGAGCTCATCAAGCACGAGACCGTGGGCAGCCTGATGCGGGTGCAGATCGCCTCGGAGGAAGACCTCCAGGCCATGGCCCCGGAGGAGGAGGTGCCCATGTCCTTCTCCGGCGGCGAAGAGACCCAGCCCGAGACGGTGCAGCGCCAGGGCAAAAAAGTGGGGCGCAACGATCCCTGCCCCTGCGGCAGCGGCAAAAAATACAAGAAGTGCTGCGGCCGCAAGTAG
- the argS gene encoding arginine--tRNA ligase, which translates to MKKTISDLLTAALASACAAGELPEVSAPEFVVEKTKQADHGDLASNLAMQLARPCKKNPRQIAEALVAQLGTAEVIERTEIAGPGFINFFLKPAAWLAVLPQILAAGESYGQGEAGAGQKVLVEFVSANPTGPLHVGHGRGAVLGDTIARLLDFAGFEAPREYYLNDAGNQMATLGKSVLVRARQLRGSGEPFPDNHYKGEYIKDLAEELMATPQGAGLLDMPQDDAVALASEWAGNKILDGIRDDLAAFGVKIENYFSERSLVAGGAVQRAFDALSQRGLIYESEGALWFKATEFGDEKDRVVKRSNGEITYFASDIAYHLDKFQRGFTGLIDVWGADHHGYVPRVKAALAGMGREPEELTVVLVQMVNLLRNGEPVAMSTRGGEFVTLREVVDEVGSDSARFLFLTRRSDAQLDFDLEVAKAQSMDNPVFYVQYAHTRVRAILRKAADQGVPLPDPANTDLSGLSDESEVALARRLAEFPELVLGAALALEPHRVTYYLHELAGAFHSYYNASHVLVDDPGVSAARLVLTQAVGQVLANGLGLLGVHAPDKM; encoded by the coding sequence ATGAAGAAGACCATCAGTGATTTGCTAACCGCAGCCCTGGCCTCTGCCTGCGCCGCGGGCGAGCTGCCCGAGGTGAGCGCCCCCGAGTTCGTGGTGGAAAAGACCAAGCAGGCCGACCACGGCGACCTGGCCAGCAACCTGGCCATGCAGCTGGCCCGTCCCTGCAAGAAGAACCCCCGCCAAATCGCCGAGGCCCTGGTGGCCCAGCTGGGCACGGCGGAGGTCATCGAGCGCACCGAGATCGCGGGCCCCGGCTTTATCAACTTTTTCTTGAAGCCCGCCGCCTGGCTGGCCGTGCTGCCCCAGATCCTGGCCGCCGGCGAAAGCTACGGCCAAGGCGAGGCGGGCGCGGGCCAGAAGGTGCTGGTGGAGTTCGTGTCCGCCAACCCCACCGGCCCGCTGCACGTGGGCCATGGCCGGGGTGCGGTGTTGGGCGACACCATCGCCCGCCTGCTGGATTTCGCCGGTTTCGAGGCCCCACGCGAGTATTATCTCAACGACGCGGGCAACCAGATGGCCACCCTGGGCAAGAGCGTCCTGGTGCGCGCCCGCCAACTCCGGGGCTCCGGCGAGCCCTTCCCGGACAACCACTACAAGGGCGAGTACATCAAGGACCTGGCCGAGGAGCTGATGGCCACGCCCCAGGGCGCGGGCCTGCTGGACATGCCCCAGGACGATGCCGTGGCCCTGGCCAGCGAGTGGGCGGGCAACAAGATCCTGGACGGCATCCGGGACGACCTGGCCGCCTTTGGGGTGAAGATCGAGAACTACTTCAGCGAGCGCTCCCTGGTGGCCGGCGGCGCGGTGCAGCGGGCCTTCGACGCCCTGAGCCAGCGCGGCCTCATCTACGAGTCCGAGGGCGCCCTGTGGTTCAAGGCCACCGAGTTCGGCGACGAGAAGGACCGGGTGGTCAAGCGCTCCAACGGCGAGATCACCTACTTCGCCAGCGACATCGCCTATCACCTGGACAAGTTTCAGCGCGGCTTCACCGGGCTAATCGATGTGTGGGGCGCGGATCACCACGGCTACGTGCCCCGGGTCAAGGCCGCCCTGGCGGGCATGGGCCGCGAGCCCGAGGAGCTAACCGTGGTGCTGGTGCAGATGGTCAACTTGCTGCGCAACGGCGAGCCGGTGGCCATGAGCACCCGGGGCGGCGAGTTCGTCACCCTGCGCGAAGTGGTGGACGAGGTGGGCTCTGACAGCGCCCGCTTCCTGTTCCTCACCCGGCGCTCGGACGCCCAGCTGGACTTCGACCTGGAGGTGGCCAAGGCCCAGTCCATGGACAACCCGGTGTTCTACGTGCAGTACGCCCACACCCGGGTGCGGGCCATCCTGCGCAAGGCGGCCGACCAGGGGGTGCCCCTGCCCGACCCGGCCAACACCGACCTCAGCGGCCTGAGCGACGAGTCCGAGGTGGCCCTGGCCCGCCGTCTGGCCGAGTTCCCCGAGCTGGTGCTGGGCGCGGCCCTGGCCCTGGAGCCCCACCGGGTCACTTACTACCTGCACGAGCTGGCCGGAGCCTTCCACTCCTATTACAACGCCTCCCACGTGCTGGTGGACGACCCCGGGGTCAGCGCGGCCCGCCTGGTGCTCACCCAGGCGGTGGGCCAGGTGCTGGCCAACGGCCTGGGCCTGCTGGGGGTCCACGCCCCGGACAAGATGTAG